One Aegilops tauschii subsp. strangulata cultivar AL8/78 chromosome 2, Aet v6.0, whole genome shotgun sequence genomic window, tcgagGAGGTACGCAAAATCAAGAAACGattcttgggcctggaattgCAGCACGTGCCACGCGGCATGAACAAGGAggcggacgacatcgccaagagggtgTCTCGGTGTCTACCCCAGGAGCctggcgtctttgaggagcggctttTCAAGCCATCGGCAGCTCCCCCTGCTGCGGGACCAGCATCACCTCAAGAGGATCTTCCTCCAGCACCCCCCTCAGGCGCCCCAGCttgcggcccgacctcgggagcccACCTGCTCCTCGCActtgagcctcaggaggggtgctggaccgaggaGTTCAAGAGGTACCTTCTCCAAGGCACCTTGCCCGAAAAGGATGAAGATGCAGAGAGTGTGGCCCACCAGGCCACtgcatactgcatccaggacgatGAGCTCTACCTAAAACAGCCAAATGATGTTTCTCTatgatgcatctccagggagcagggatgcgagctgttggctgacatacacggcggggaatGCGGGCATCACTCTTCATCGCGCACCCTCatgggcaaggcgttccgcagcggattctactggcaaACGGCGCTCAATGATGCCACCGAGCTGGTAAGATCGTGTGATGCCTGTCAGTTCCATGCCAAGAAAAATCAATAGCCCGCttagggcctccagaccatcccgctctcccGGCCATTTActgtttgggggctggacatcctgggccccttccctcgagcgcccgggggctacctctacctctacgtcgccatcgacaagttcaccaagtgggcggagatGGAGGttgtccgcaccatcccggctGGCTCGGccatcaagttcatcaagggcctcgtgagccgtttcggggtccctaatcgcatcatcaccgacaatggctcaTAGTTCACCAGCAACCTTCTCAAAatatattgtgctaaccttggaacgcagatatgctacgcctcGGTGGCACACCCTCGGAGCAATGGCCAGGCTCGCCAACGAAGAGGTCCTGAGAGGCTCAATccaaggaccttcaagaagaagctcgaggcctgcggcaggggctggctcgACGATCTCTAGTCCGTActatggtccatccgcaccacagcgaccaagccgacgggcgagatgttggggaatgtagtaatttcaaaaaaattcctacgcacacgcaagatcatggtgatgcacaaCAATGAGAGGGgtgagtgttgtccacgtaccctcgtagaccgtaagcggaagcattaacacaacgtagttgatgtagtcgtacgtcttcacgatccgaccgatcaagtaccgaatgcacggcacctccgagttcagcacacgttcagctcgatgacgtccctcgaactccgatccagccgagtgttgagggagagtattgtcagcacgacggcgtggtgacgatgatgatgttctaccgacgcagggcttcgcctaagcaccgctacgatattatcgaggtgtaatatggtggaggggggcaccgcacacggctaaaagatcgttgatcaattgtgtgtcaagaggtgcccccctgcccctgtatataaaggagcaagggggaggccgccggccaagggaagagaggcgcgccaggaggagtcctactcctaccgggagtaggactccccctttttccatgttggactaggaatggaagggggaagaggtggaggggaggaaggaagggggggcgccgcccccctttccttgtcctattcggactgggggggaaggggggcgcggccctgccctggcctcctctcctctcttccacctaggcccactaaggcccattaagttaccggggggttccggtaacctcccggtactccggaaaaatcccgatttcacccggaacacttctgatgtccaaacataggtttccaatatatcaatctttatgtctcgaccatttcgagactcctcgtcatgtccgtgatcacatccggcactccgaacaaccttcggtacatcaaaacatataaactcataatataactgtcatcgtaacgttaagcgtgcggaccctacgggttcgagaactatgtagacatgattgagacacctctccggtcaataaccaatagtggaacctggatgctcatattggttcctacatattctacgaagatctttatcggtcagaccgcataacaacatacgttgttccctttgtcaatggtacgttacttgcccgagattcgatcgtcggtatctcgatacctagttcaatctcgttaccggcaagtctctttactcgttccgtaatacatcatcccgcaactaactcattagttacaatgcttgcaaggcttatagtgatgtgcattaccgagtgggcccagagatacctctccgacaatcggagtgacaaatcctaatctcgaaatacgccaacccaacatgtacctttggagacacctgtagagcacctttataatcacccagttacgttgtgacgtttggtagcacacaaagtattcctccggtaaacgggagttgcataatctcatagtcgtaggaacatgtataaatcatgaagaaagcaatagcaacatactaaacgatcgagtgctaagctaacggaatgggtcaagtcaatcacatcattctcctaatgatgtgaccccgttaatcaaatgacaacccatgtcaatggctaggaaacataaccatctttgatcaacgagctattcaagtagaggcatactagtgacactctgtttgtctatgtattcaaacaagtattacgtttccggttaataaaattctagcatgaataataaacatttatcatgatataaggaaataaataataactttattgttgcctctagggcatatttccttcagtctcccgcttgcactagagtcaataatctagattacacagtaatgattctaacacccatggagccttggtgctgatcatgttttgctcgtggaagaggcttagtcaacgggtctgcaacattcagatccatatgtatcttgcaaatttctatgtgtcccacctggactaaatcccggatggaattgaagcgtcttttgatgcgcttggttctcttgtgaaatctggattcctttgctaagctaattgcaccagtattgtcacaaaatattttcattggtcccgatgcactagttatgacacctagatcggatatgaactccttcatccagactccttcatttgctgcttccgaagcagctatgtactccgcttcacacgtagatcccgccacaacaccttgcttagaactgcaccaactgacaactccaccgttcaatgtaaacacgtatccggtttgcgatttagaatcgtccggatcagtgtcaaagcttgcatcaacgtaaccatttacgatgagctctttgtcacctccataaatgagaaacatatccttagtccttttcaggtatttcaggatgttcttgaccgctgtccagtgatccactcctggattactttggtacctccctgctaaaattatagcaaggcacacatcaggtttggtacacagcattgcatacatgatagagcctatggctgaagcatagggaacatctttcatcttctctctatcttctgcagtggtcgggcattgagtcttactcaatctcacacctcgtagtacaggcaagaaccctttctttgcttgatccattttgaacttcttcaaaactttgtcaaggtatgtgctttgtgaaagtccaattaagcatcttgatctatctctatagatcttgatggcCCAATATaaatgcagcttcaccgaggtctttcattgaaaaactcctattcaagtatccctttatgctagccagaaattctatatcatttccaatcagcaatatgtcaaccacatataatatcagaaatgctactgagctcccactcactttcttgtaaatacaggcttctccaaaagtctgtataaaaccaaatgctttgatcacactatcaaagcgtttattccaactccgagaggcttgcaccagtccataaatggatcgctggagcttgcacactttgttagctccctttggatcgacaaaaccttccggttgcatcatatacaactcttcttccagaaatccattcaggaatgcagttttgacatccatttgccaaatttcataatcataaaatgcggcaattgctaacatgatttggacagacttaagcatcgctacgggtgagaaggtctcatcgtagtcaatcccttgaacttgtcgaaaaccttttgcaacaagtcgagctttatagacagtaacattaccgccagcgtcagtcttcttcttgaagatccatttattttcaatggcttgccgatcatcgggcaagtcaaccaaagtccatactttgttctcatacatggatcccatctcggatttcatggcttcaagccattttgcggaatctgggctcaccatcgcttcttcatagttcgtaggttcgtcatggtctagtaacataacctccagaacaggattaccgtaccactctggtgcggatcttaatctggtggacctacgaggttcagtaataacttgatctgaagtttcatgatcattatcattaacttccccactaattggcgtaggtgtcgcagaaactggtatctgtgatgatctactttccaataagggagcaggtacaattacctcatcaagttctactttcctcccactcacttctttcgagagaaactccttctctagaaaggatccattcttagcaacgaatgtcttgccttcggatctgtgatagaaggtgtacccaacagtctcctttgggtatcctatgaagacacatttctccgatttaggttcgagcttatcaggttgaagtttcttcacataagcatcgcaaccccaaactttaagatacgacaactttggtttcctgccaaaccatagttcataaggtgtcgtttcaacggattttgatggtgccctatttagagtgaatgcagccgtctctaaagcataaccccaaaacgatagcggtaaatcagtaagagacatcatagatcgcaccatatctagtacagtatgattacgacgttcggatacaccattatgttgtggtgttccgggtggcatgagttgcgaaactattccgcgtTGTTTCaactgtaggccaaactcgtaactcaaatattctcctccacgatcagatcgtagaaattttattttcttgttacgatgattttcaacttcactctgaaattctttgaacttttcaaatgtttcagacttatgtttcattaagtagatatacccatatctgctcaaatcatctgtgaaggtgagaaaataacgatatccgccacgagcctcaatattcatcggacgacatacatctgtatgtatgatttccaataaatctgttgctccctccatagttccggagaacggtgttttagtcatcttgcccatgagtcacggttcgcaagtaccaagtgattcgtaatcaagtgattccaaaagtccatcagtatggagtttcttcatgcgctttacaccgatatgacctaaacggcagtgccacaaataagttgcactatcattatcaactctgcatcttttggcttcgacattatgaatatgtgtgtcactactatcgagattcattaaaaatagaccactcttcaagggtgcatgaccataaaagatattattcatataaatagaacaaccattattctctgatttaaatgaataaccgtctcgcatcaaacaagatccagatataatgttcatgcttaacgctggcaccaaataacaattatttaggtctaatactaatcccgaaggtagatgtagaggtagcgtgccgaccgcgatcacatcgactttggaaccatttcccacgcgcatcgtcacctcgtccttagccaatcttcgcttcatccgtagcccctgtttcgag contains:
- the LOC109739647 gene encoding uncharacterized protein, whose amino-acid sequence is MEAYLEEVRKIKKRFLGLELQHVPRGMNKEADDIAKRVSRCLPQEPGVFEERLFKPSAAPPAAGPASPQEDLPPAPPSGAPACGPTSGAHLLLALEPQEGCWTEEFKRYLLQGTLPEKDEDAESVAHQATAYCIQDDELYLKQPNDVSL